From the Fusarium oxysporum Fo47 chromosome X, complete sequence genome, the window ATACCGGGAACTTAATCCTCCTAGCGACACTGGCCATGGGAACTTTTATAACAGTCTCTCAAGTGAGCTTCAGTTCTTTCATGCCCCTCCGTATCATGGACATCAAGTGCTGCACGACGGCGAGTTGGATTTTCACTTCTGGCTTAAGCTAGACGTGCCTTTCGGAGGGAAGTTAGGTCCCAAGGTCGACGTCATCTCAGGCCTATCGATCCTCCGAAGAACTGTTCGTCATTTCGATCCTGAAGCAATCGCCCATGCCATAAGCCTGCTTCCGCGTCTCAGGGCACTCCGATGGGAGGTCAGACCTCATGCGCATTGGGAAGCCGAGCATAagtttcatcatcatctgcggTCCCTTCTATTCGCCTTACCCCCGGCTATGGACAAGGTCAAAATCCAACAGCAGCCCACGTCAAAACCACAGAATAGTCCAGGGCCCTCTGAACACCTTCCAGGTCTAGGCCCACGTCTGATCCTATCATGTCCATACCTTACCAACATATACATGGACATCAGTGTCGACGTTGCCAAATTCTTTGGCATGCGTCATCGTTTGCAAAACGTTCAATATGCCTGCATACGAACTAACCAGGCATTACTCGACGAACTTCCCAACACCTCGAATCAGCTCTTTGGCTGGATTGGCAAGGCGGTATCTACTATGCCAAAGCTCAGGGCTCTATGTGTCTTTAACATAAACGACACTGTAGCTTGCGTGATCAACTGTCACGTGGAGCGTGAGAGTTTCAAAGTCGTTGTCCACTGCAGTTGGCCATTCGATGTCAGAGATGATACCAAGGCCCGCTGGAGGAAGGCCGGGGGACATCAGCCTGACGAGTCTGTTCGGTTGGTACTGGAAGATTCGTACGACACTGTTAAGCATGAGATTATTTTGCAACAGCAGTGGCATAGTAGTCTGTGCTGAATATGCTTAGTTTGCGCGGTTTGTTCGAATTATTGATTGGAATATCGAAATAGGAGATGACGGCTTGCGAGAAAACGCAGATGCAACATCATGTATCAAAAGGATTAAGTAGCTACTAAGTGAGGGAGAAAAGACAGACTACTTCATGAGACCACTAAGCTCAACCTACAATCTTCTAAGCTTATCAATGTTCTGCCATCATGATCCAGGCTCTGGATCTTCCATTCACTTAATTTAAGTTTCCATTTATTAGCTCTCTAAAGATCGTACTGACGGCCTTCAAGCCCTGTCCCTATAGCATACTGCATCAGGGTTACTCCTTCGTAGCCCTTGACACATTCCATAGAAACAGACTGATCCAGAGATACACTCTTTGTAAATACCTGTTTCTGAAAGAATCCCACATAATAGTTATCAGCATACACCAATAGATGCGTGACTGATGAAGTAGCCTTGATATGGTGTTTGAGATGGTCCATGAGAGCGGCACCATAGCCTTTCACCTGCTCAGCAGATGATACGGCGCAAAAGACGATCTGCGCGACATGGCGGGCCTGAAGCTGCCGGATTGTTATACTGCTAATGAACCCTCCAGTTTTCTTGACGATGGTGATagaaagacaagaaggatCGTAAACCAGCCGTGAGATGTAGTCTTTTGGCATTTCGGGAAGCTGAAACTGGAAAAGGCGCTTGAGACAATCAAGAGCTATCATACTATCTGTAGTCCCATCGTTGTGGGTGACTCGAAATCCTATCTCGCTGTTTCGCATTGCGATGACAGCGGGCTAGTCAGGCTCCTCCCTATCCATCGGATCGGCGCATCTCACCTTGTTGGGCAAAGGAGATCCATGATATCGAGCATCTAATTCTTCCGTCTGATTTTGACAAGCTTCTGAGCCTTGTGCATCGGCTGccatgtcttcttctttcgaagCTGAACTCAACAGGAACGATTGATCTTCTAGGAGACGGGTACTCTTCGCTACTCATGTCCAATCATCGACGACAGTTTTTGAATTACGACATGAAAAAGGAACGGAACTAAGTAAGGCGGAGTCTAGAAGAGAACTGTTTAAATATTGGTCAGAAACTAGCAAGCACCTGACCAAACATGTGACCATACAGCATTGTTGATGGACTAAAGGTACATGAACCTGCCTAAGGTTGCCTAAACTGTTGCATAAATCTACCTGAGCCTGTTTAATCTACCTCGATTTCTCTTGGCTTGCCTCAAATTATCCAAATTAATAATCCCTATCGACTCCACTGTACAGCGAAGTTCCATCTACAGCCCTTATCATAGACATCATATTCCCAGCACGCGACAAAGCATAAAACAAACCGGCATAATATGGATCAGTACCATCTTCAGTACCAGAAACATGCGTTCCAAGCTTCCTAATTGCCTTCAACCACTCTTCAGCCCAGCAACGGAGGATATGACCCTTGACATCAATACTCTCAACAATCACCCAGCCAAGACAAAAGACCTACCCACTCGCCAGTGTCACGCCGCCGATGTTACCTTCGTATCTACTCCAGCAGCGACCGAGGACCGCGATACTGCCAAATGCCCAATTGACGAGCCTGAAAAGGAAAATACTGTCGTCCCTGAGCCCCCTAGCGATATTTTTATCGCGCTTTTCGATAATCCAATCAACGAGCTGCACGAACTGGGCGAGCCGTATTACAAACTTTTCAACATCAGACATGAGAGTAAACCATAACTACCCCTCGGGGGTGAAGACAGAGGGGAAGGTAACGGCATTGTACCAAATATGTTCGCCTATTACAACGGCAACTTTAAGCAGCGAAGAAGGCAGTGCCGGCTTTGGTAAGGATCCATAAGTCGAACTCTATGAATGCACATGATACAGCTAAGCAGTTGCCTCATGCGTTGAATGGACAAGGGAAATTTATTTTTCCTAGTGGGAGGGGATTTTGATAGGAAGGATCCAgacaagagaaagagagTAGGCGCAAAACTTAGATATGAATGATCTATAAGAGATCTAATTGCATTAGGGTTAAGTACATTGACGTTATGTCACGAAACTAAGCAAGCTTGGAAATTTTATGTCAATCTGTAGTCATTTATCCTATCCAAGACTTATCCCAGGCCAACCATGTCCAGATCATTATTATTGTGCCTGTGTTATCCAACCCCTTCCATTCTAAGGTATCATGAGTGTTTATTTACTCGTACAGCAATCTATTTGAATCACCACCGGCGAACAATAGCGCGACGTCCCGGATATGTAGGCGCTACTGTAGTATTCTTACCCGACACTCCACCAGAGGGTAGTAGAACAGGGATGTCAGGATGCTGTAGGGCTTCTGCTTCAGCGATGGGCATCTCGCCTGCACCCTCATGAGGTTCCGCAGGCTGAGGTGCAGTGGGATGCTCAGCTGCAGGAACCTCGTGAGCCATTGTTGCTATTGGCGCAGCAGGGTGTTCGGCAGCAGGTGCTTCGTGGCCCATTGTCGCGACTGGTGCTGCTGGGTGCTCAACGACGACGGGCGTCTCATGAGCTGGTGGCGCTGGTGCCGGTGCAGCGGGGTGTTCGACAACAACTGGTGTTTCGTGAGCTGGAGGCGCTGCGGGATGCTCAGCTACGACAGTCTCGTGAGGCGCTGCAACCTCTTCTGCTGGTTTGTGTTCAGGGACCTCCACGACAACTGTCTCGTGCGGTGGTGCTTCATGGGCTGGTGCTTCATGCTCAGGCTGCTCAATGACGACAACGGGATGTTCTTGCGGAGCCTCAACAGGATGAGCGGTAGGTTGAGCAGCGACGTGCTCTGTGACTGTCTGGATGACAGTGACATGAACtggcttctcgacctcgacaGTGTGAACAACCTCAACgggcttctcaacctcaacagtATGGATCTGCTGAACGGGCTTCTCAACGACTTGAGTATGCACCACTGTGACGGGTACCTCAACGTTGACAGGCTTCTCGACTTCAACCACTGAAGTGTGGACAACTGTGTTCTCAACCACGGATGTATGAATGACAGTCACGGGCTTCTCAACGGGTACTTCAACAGGTTGAGTGTGAATGACTGTAACTGGTACCTGAACTGGCACCTCGACTGGCTGGGTGTGGATCACTGTGacgagcttctcgacctccACGGGCTGTGTATGGATGACGGTCACAGGTTGCTCAATTGTCTGGTGCACGACAGAAGTCTCAACGACTGTCACAGGTTTCTCAACCTCGACTGGTACGGTGTGAACGACAGTGACTGGCTGCTCAATGGTCTGATGAACAACTGAAGTTTCGACCACTGTAACAGGCTTCTCAACTTCGACTGGTTGGGTATGGATGACTGTAACGGGCTGCTCGATGGTCTGGTGTACTACAGATGTCTCGACAACTGTAACTGGTTGTTCAATCGTTTGGTGGACTGTTTCAACAACTGTGACTGGCTTTTCGACCTCGACTTCGACGGGCTGGGTGTGAATGACTGTAACAGGCTGCTCAATTGTCTGGTGAACAACAGAAGTCTCAACCACGGTCACGGGTTGCTCGATCGTTTGGTGAACTGTCTCGATGACTGTAACGGgcttctcgacttcttggtGGACGATTGAAGTCTCGATAACTGTGATTGGTTTCTCAACAGGCACATGCTGAACCTCCGTCACGGTCGCATGCACCGTCTCGGTTTGGTGCACAACCTCAGTCACATGAACAGTCTCGTGAACCGTCTCATGGACTACCTCCCCAGGTATCGTCACGTGCACAGTCTCATGGACTGTCTCATGAACAGTGACTGGCTCGCATGCCACAGGTGCAGCCTCCTCGGCAGGAGGATTTCTTCGAAAGAACGACGGAGAAGCAGTCGCCAGACCGGCAAAGGCGGAAGCAGAAATAATTGTTGAAAAGTGCATGGCAGGCCACTTCAACCCCGGACAACTGTATTAAGGATAAGCGATTAGGAAGGAAAGTCGGCTCCGCGATACCAGATCGCGTGGGAGATATAAAAAATGAACGGCAggtaataaattaaaagaaaCAAACGACAAAAAAGAATCGAATGGGGACGATCACAAAACACGCTCCAGGCGGAAATAGAGCgagaaaataaaaagagagtGAAAGGGATGAAAAGATAGAAAAGGCTAAAAGCGCGGGAAAAGCGAGgtttttcttcgtcttggCCATTATGTTTTGGCGTCGCATTCCTTCCAGGAACATGAGACATGGCTGCTGTTCGGCCGCTGTTGAATCCGCCCCAAATGTCATGATTTTGTTTTTCTCGCGCCTCGCTCCCAGCTCGGAAAGTTGGCACGCCGCAGGGAGCGGTGTTTGGAGGAGGCATCTTGGCGATGT encodes:
- a CDS encoding uncharacterized protein (expressed protein), encoding MRNSEIGFRVTHNDGTTDSMIALDCLKRLFQFQLPEMPKDYISRLVYDPSCLSITIVKKTGGFISSITIRQLQARHVAQIVFCAVSSAEQVKGYGAALMDHLKHHIKATSSVTHLLVYADNYYVGFFQKQVFTKSVSLDQSVSMECVKGYEGVTLMQYAIGTGLEGRQYDL